From the genome of Variovorax sp. RA8, one region includes:
- a CDS encoding pyridoxamine 5'-phosphate oxidase family protein gives MTAAWHEGERVLQARAGIAERMAEIGPRVLRDHMPEQHRSFFAQLPFLIAGSLDGEGRPWASVLAAPPGFAHSPDPRHLRIDALPQTNDPLAAALTVGAPVGLLGIEPHTRRRNRMNGAVDALDARGFSVEVGQSFGNCPKYIQAREPVFVGGASAAGFGPRVHGLDAEARRMVRAADTFFIATAHPSAGDARSPAEGVDVSHRGGRPGFVRVEGEGTLTVPDFTGNTFFNTLGNIALNPVAGLLFVDFETGDLLQLSVRAEILWDGPEVDAFAGAERLLRMEVLAAQHARAALPLRFGSAHLSPFLEATGRWPQEP, from the coding sequence ATGACCGCCGCCTGGCATGAAGGCGAGCGCGTGCTGCAAGCGCGTGCCGGCATCGCCGAGCGCATGGCCGAGATCGGGCCTCGCGTGCTGCGCGACCACATGCCGGAGCAGCACCGCAGCTTCTTCGCCCAACTGCCCTTCCTGATCGCGGGCAGCCTGGACGGCGAAGGCCGGCCCTGGGCCAGCGTGCTGGCGGCCCCGCCCGGCTTTGCGCACTCGCCCGACCCGCGGCATCTGCGCATCGACGCGCTGCCGCAGACCAACGATCCGCTGGCGGCAGCGCTGACGGTCGGCGCGCCCGTCGGGCTGCTCGGCATCGAGCCGCATACGCGGCGGCGCAACCGGATGAACGGCGCGGTCGATGCGCTCGATGCGCGGGGCTTCTCCGTGGAGGTGGGCCAGAGCTTCGGCAATTGCCCGAAGTACATCCAGGCGCGCGAGCCGGTGTTCGTCGGCGGCGCGTCGGCGGCGGGCTTCGGGCCGCGTGTGCATGGCCTGGACGCGGAAGCCCGACGCATGGTGCGCGCGGCCGATACCTTCTTCATCGCCACGGCGCATCCCTCGGCCGGCGATGCGCGCTCGCCGGCCGAAGGCGTCGACGTCTCGCACCGCGGCGGACGGCCGGGCTTCGTGCGGGTCGAAGGCGAAGGCACGCTCACCGTGCCGGACTTCACCGGCAACACCTTCTTCAACACCCTCGGCAACATTGCGCTGAATCCGGTGGCTGGACTGCTCTTCGTCGACTTCGAGACCGGCGACCTGCTGCAGCTGTCGGTGCGGGCCGAGATCCTCTGGGACGGACCGGAGGTCGATGCCTTCGCGGGCGCCGAGCGGCTGCTGCGCATGGAAGTGCTGGCTGCCCAGCACGCCCGGGCAGCGCTGCCGTTGCGTTTCGGGTCTGCGCACCTCTCGCCCTTTCTGGAGGCGACGGGCCGCTGGCCGCAGGAGCCCTGA
- a CDS encoding glutathione S-transferase family protein encodes MTAIRPARPIKVYSSSISGHSHRVRLFLSLLDLPFETVEVDLRAGEQRRPEFLRRNAFGQVPVIEDGDVTLADSNAILHYLNERYAPDPARWMPRDALGAARVQRWLSVAAGPLAQGPSMARVIVLFGLATDPSDVIARSHNLLRVMESELGNRPFLAGESETLADIANYSYVAHAPEGNVSLQDYPKVRQWLQRIEAFPGFVPMAASRIGLAA; translated from the coding sequence ATGACCGCCATCCGTCCCGCTCGCCCGATCAAGGTGTACAGCTCGTCCATTTCCGGCCATAGCCATCGCGTGCGCCTGTTCCTGTCGCTGCTGGATCTGCCCTTTGAGACCGTCGAGGTCGATCTGCGCGCGGGCGAGCAGCGCCGTCCCGAGTTCCTGCGCCGCAATGCCTTCGGCCAGGTGCCGGTGATCGAGGATGGCGACGTGACACTCGCCGATTCCAACGCGATCCTGCACTACCTCAACGAGCGCTACGCGCCCGACCCGGCGCGGTGGATGCCGCGCGATGCGCTCGGCGCGGCCCGCGTGCAGCGCTGGCTTTCCGTGGCCGCCGGCCCGCTGGCGCAGGGGCCGTCGATGGCGCGCGTGATCGTGCTGTTCGGCCTCGCCACCGACCCCTCCGATGTGATCGCGCGATCGCACAACCTGCTGCGCGTCATGGAAAGCGAGCTCGGCAATCGTCCCTTCCTCGCCGGCGAAAGCGAGACCCTGGCCGATATCGCCAACTACAGCTACGTGGCCCACGCGCCCGAAGGCAATGTGTCGCTGCAGGACTATCCGAAGGTCCGCCAGTGGCTGCAGCGCATCGAGGCCTTTCCGGGGTTCGTGCCGATGGCGGCATCTCGCATCGGGCTGGCTGCATGA
- a CDS encoding LysR family transcriptional regulator encodes MDRLKAMQTFVQIAEQGSLTKAADALESSLPAVVRSLAALEAHLGVRLFHRTTRRISLTEEGRQYLQSAREVLAAADAADRALSLEAAEPAGQLTVTAPVLFGHMYVAPAIVRFLKRYDKMRCSVLLHDRTVNLLEEGIDVGIRISPLEDSSLVAQQLGTIRRVAVASPDYLRAHGTPRHPRELLEANCVRIQPGAPVHFRENGRNFAVAARGNLEFNHIAPAVEACAAGMGFGFFFSYQVLPLVRAGRLRIVLEDFEQAPRPVSVIYPHARLLPARTRAFIDWMKNEFEGLHI; translated from the coding sequence ATGGACCGTCTCAAAGCCATGCAGACCTTCGTGCAGATCGCCGAGCAGGGCAGCCTGACCAAGGCTGCCGATGCGCTGGAGAGCTCGCTGCCCGCGGTGGTCCGGTCCCTGGCTGCTCTGGAGGCGCACCTGGGCGTGCGCCTGTTCCACCGCACCACACGCCGCATCTCGCTGACCGAGGAAGGCCGCCAGTACCTGCAGAGCGCGCGCGAGGTGCTGGCCGCGGCCGACGCCGCCGACCGGGCGCTGAGCCTGGAGGCGGCCGAGCCTGCCGGCCAGCTCACCGTCACCGCGCCGGTGCTCTTCGGCCACATGTACGTGGCGCCGGCCATCGTGCGTTTCCTGAAGCGCTACGACAAGATGCGCTGCAGCGTGCTGCTGCACGACCGCACGGTGAACCTGCTGGAAGAGGGCATCGATGTCGGCATCCGGATCAGCCCGCTGGAGGACTCCTCGCTCGTGGCCCAGCAGCTCGGCACCATCCGCCGGGTGGCGGTCGCGAGCCCGGACTACCTGCGCGCCCATGGCACGCCGCGGCATCCGCGCGAGCTGCTCGAGGCCAACTGCGTGCGCATCCAGCCGGGCGCGCCGGTGCACTTCCGCGAGAACGGTCGCAACTTCGCGGTCGCGGCCCGCGGCAACCTGGAGTTCAACCACATCGCGCCCGCGGTGGAGGCCTGCGCCGCGGGCATGGGCTTCGGCTTCTTCTTCTCCTACCAGGTGCTGCCGCTGGTGCGGGCGGGGCGGCTTCGCATCGTGCTCGAGGACTTCGAGCAGGCGCCGCGGCCGGTAAGCGTGATCTATCCGCATGCGCGGCTGCTGCCGGCGCGCACACGGGCCTTCATCGACTGGATGAAAAACGAGTTCGAGGGCCTGCATATCTAG